A genomic segment from Candidatus Omnitrophota bacterium encodes:
- a CDS encoding nucleoside deaminase translates to MDKFMLEAIKEAKIGLSQGGIPIGSVLVKNGKVIGRGHNKRVQEKDQILHAEIDCLRNAGRVGNYKEVVLYSTLMPCYLCAGAVVQFGIKEVIVGESETFPGAREFMESKGVEVIDLNIEECKQLMRDFIKDNPKLWDEDIGKL, encoded by the coding sequence AAGGAAGCGAAGATTGGGTTAAGCCAGGGCGGTATCCCTATCGGTTCAGTGCTTGTGAAAAACGGAAAAGTTATCGGAAGGGGGCATAATAAACGCGTGCAGGAGAAAGACCAGATTTTACACGCGGAAATTGATTGCCTGCGTAACGCAGGAAGAGTTGGAAATTACAAAGAGGTTGTTTTGTATTCAACTCTTATGCCTTGTTATTTATGCGCCGGAGCAGTTGTGCAATTTGGGATTAAAGAAGTAATCGTCGGTGAGTCAGAGACTTTTCCCGGGGCAAGAGAATTTATGGAATCAAAGGGAGTAGAGGTTATTGATTTAAACATTGAAGAGTGTAAGCAGTTGATGCGCGATTTTATCAAAGATAATCCTAAGCTTTGGGATGAAGATATCGGGAAGTTATAG